In Oncorhynchus keta strain PuntledgeMale-10-30-2019 chromosome 36, Oket_V2, whole genome shotgun sequence, the DNA window TCCTCTCCTTTTTCCTGCAGAAAACGTGGAAACATGGAAGTGCACGAGTGTGTAGATGAATaaagtacatacagtatgtggcaTCATTGGCTGATAATATCTTTTTTTTACATGATGTTTTTCCTTTCACACATACCTCTTTGTGCACATGGGTGATGGCTGTGGCCAACTCCAGCCCATCCAGTAAGTTGTTGCCATCATAGTCGTGCATCTTAAAGTAGTGCAACTGCAGCTCCTGCGGCGACATATCCGACTCCGGCTTGTCAATCACACCTTCCAGATGCTCCATGATGTGTCTAAGAGGACATAGGAGAGACACTGCTCAGTGCATTAACCATGCACACACTGTCCGCCAAATGATCGGTAAAGCTTGGAATAGAGCAAACTatttagatagatagatagatagatagatagatagatagatagtactcctatctgtctatctatctgtacttCTTCTGTTGCAAAGCATTAAAGAGCGGAGGatcctaatgaacacaaccctttACTCACTCTCTGTCATGGACCATGTTCTTGTCCAGTTGCATGTTAGGACGGTGACTCTCTGGTGGGTGTTCGTGGGCTGCCTGCTCATGTGAACGAACAGACAGCAGAAAGCAGGAGACCAGGAGTAGCCAGCCCCACACCACGCTCCTCTTGCTACTTACTCTTAACACCATTCTGGGCTGTACAGTAactacacagatacagacacagacagagagggacatcATTTTAACAACAAAGTTAATCCAAGCTGAATAATATGACCAAAGGTTGCAAGCAAGGTGAAGGCACAGAACAGCCAGTGTCGCGCGTCACTGAATGGCAAG includes these proteins:
- the mcfd2 gene encoding multiple coagulation factor deficiency protein 2 translates to MVLRVSSKRSVVWGWLLLVSCFLLSVRSHEQAAHEHPPESHRPNMQLDKNMVHDREHIMEHLEGVIDKPESDMSPQELQLHYFKMHDYDGNNLLDGLELATAITHVHKEEKGEESRPMKEEDLTSLIDDVLRDNDKNNDGYIDYAEFARSLE